In Nicotiana tabacum cultivar K326 chromosome 2, ASM71507v2, whole genome shotgun sequence, the following proteins share a genomic window:
- the LOC107814276 gene encoding lipid phosphate phosphatase gamma, giving the protein MSPHPLKAVTLTHVRYQKGDQLGHFLAWVSLVPVFISLGGFISHFIFRRELQGMFFAIGLLISQFINEIIKKSFQQARPETCALLEVCDSHGWPSSHSQYMFFFAVYFTLLTYRKLGLICRNQLWVVLLLVWPMAVLTLYSRVYLGYHTVAQVFAGATLGAVLGGGWFWIVNNVLKGLFPVIEESAFGRFFYVKDTSHIPNVLKFEYENARAARKHVSYKRAD; this is encoded by the exons ATGTCTCCACATCCATTGAAAGCAGTAACATTGACTCACGTTAGATACCAAAAGGGAGATCAATTAGGCCATTTCTTAGCATGGGTTTCATTAGTTCCTGTTTTCATCAGCCTTGGCGGTTTTATTTCTCATTTCATTTTCCGTAGAGAACTTCAGGGCATGTTCTTCGCAATTGGGCTTTTAATTTCCCAATTCATAAACGAAATCATTAAAAAATCATTCCAACAGGCCCGACCCGAAACTTGTGCTCTTCTTGAAGTTTGTGATTCTCATGGCTGGCCTTCTAGCCATTCTCAGTACATGTTCTTTTTCGCTGTGTATTTTACTCTCTTGACTTATAGAAAATTGGGACTTATTTGTAGAAACCAATTATGGGTTGTGCTTCTTTTGGTTTGGCCTATGGCGGTTTTGACTCTGTACTCTAGAGTCTATTTGGGTTATCATACGGTCGCACAG GTATTTGCTGGAGCTACTTTAGGAGCAGTACTTGGTGGGGGTTGGTTTTGGATTGTTAACAATGTGCTCAAGGGTCTTTTCCCTGTTATTGAAGAAAGTGCTTTTGGGAGGTTTTTTTATGTCAAGGACACTTCTCATATCCCTAATGTTTTGAAATTTGAGTACGAGAATGCACGGGCTGCAAGGAAACACGTGTCTTACAAGCGCGCTGATTGA